Proteins from a single region of Punica granatum isolate Tunisia-2019 chromosome 8, ASM765513v2, whole genome shotgun sequence:
- the LOC116215913 gene encoding DExH-box ATP-dependent RNA helicase DExH15 chloroplastic-like isoform X2, with product MNPRAATPGPRLRPRLDPATLEPSILEPSTSRSLLLFVDLAVDEYDDEDISSDLSDDGAEPSDDEAEMSVESEVRAGGRAVLEKLKVQRVEKLCSEVREFGAELIDVDELASIYDFRIDKFQRLAIEAFLRGSSVVVSAPTSSGKTLIAEAAAVATVARGRRLFYTTPLKALSNQKFRELRKTL from the exons ATGAACCCGCGAGCCGCGACCCCGGGCCCTCGACTGCGACCTCGACTCGACCCCGCGACCCTCGAGCCCTCGATCCTCGAGCCGTCGACCTCGAGGTCTCTACTTCTCTTCGTTGACTTGGCCGTGGATGAGTACGACGACGAAGACATCTCCAGCGACCTCTCCGACGACGGAGCTGAGCCAAGCGATGATGAAGCCGAGATGTCCGTGGAATCGGAGGTCAGGGCAGGTGGGCGCGCTGTGTTGGAGAAGTTGAAGGTCCAGAGAGTCGAGAAGCTCTGCAGCGAAGTCAGAGAGTTCGGAGCTGAGCTGATCGATGTGGATGAGCTTGCTTCGATCTACGACTTTCGCATTGACAAATTTCAG CGATTGGCAATCGAAGCATTTCTCAGAGGCTCCTCCGTTGTGGTTTCTGCGCCCACGAGCAGCGGAAAGACTCTGATTGCAGAAGCCGCAGCAGTCGCCACCGTAGCGAGAGGAAGACGGTTGTTCTATACAACTCCACTTAAGGCACTATCTAATCAGAAATTTCGCGAACTTCG GAAAACATTATGA
- the LOC116215913 gene encoding DExH-box ATP-dependent RNA helicase DExH15 chloroplastic-like isoform X1: MNPRAATPGPRLRPRLDPATLEPSILEPSTSRSLLLFVDLAVDEYDDEDISSDLSDDGAEPSDDEAEMSVESEVRAGGRAVLEKLKVQRVEKLCSEVREFGAELIDVDELASIYDFRIDKFQRLAIEAFLRGSSVVVSAPTSSGKTLIAEAAAVATVARGRRLFYTTPLKALSNQKFRELRETFGDKYVGLLTGESAVNKDAQVVVMTTEI, from the exons ATGAACCCGCGAGCCGCGACCCCGGGCCCTCGACTGCGACCTCGACTCGACCCCGCGACCCTCGAGCCCTCGATCCTCGAGCCGTCGACCTCGAGGTCTCTACTTCTCTTCGTTGACTTGGCCGTGGATGAGTACGACGACGAAGACATCTCCAGCGACCTCTCCGACGACGGAGCTGAGCCAAGCGATGATGAAGCCGAGATGTCCGTGGAATCGGAGGTCAGGGCAGGTGGGCGCGCTGTGTTGGAGAAGTTGAAGGTCCAGAGAGTCGAGAAGCTCTGCAGCGAAGTCAGAGAGTTCGGAGCTGAGCTGATCGATGTGGATGAGCTTGCTTCGATCTACGACTTTCGCATTGACAAATTTCAG CGATTGGCAATCGAAGCATTTCTCAGAGGCTCCTCCGTTGTGGTTTCTGCGCCCACGAGCAGCGGAAAGACTCTGATTGCAGAAGCCGCAGCAGTCGCCACCGTAGCGAGAGGAAGACGGTTGTTCTATACAACTCCACTTAAGGCACTATCTAATCAGAAATTTCGCGAACTTCG GGAAACTTTTGGAGATAAGTACGTTGGCCTTCTAACTGGGGAGAGTGCCGTCAACAAGGATGCTCAAGTTGTTGTAATGACAACCGAAATATAA